The Chitinophagales bacterium genome has a window encoding:
- a CDS encoding MFS transporter, translated as MRIITRTIWMLSLVSMFTDMASEMLYPVMPVFLQSIGFSVALIGVLEGVAEATAGLSKGYFGKLSDNMGKRLPFVRLGYLLSALSKPMMAFFQMPWWIFAARTTDRLGKGIRTGARDAMLSDETTKENKARVFGFHRSWDTIGAVIGPSLALLFLYYYPGNYIMLFYIAFIPGLAAIIFTFIIRKDTVTTPVEKKRTSFFDFVRYWKQSPASYRKLLTGLLLFALVNSSDVFLLLRAKDAGLNDTTVISVYVFYNLIYALFSYPVGVLADKLGLKNIFIFGLVLFVIVYFIMSGSLSFYFYMLAFLLYGIYAAATEGVAKAWITNIADKQDTATAIGTYTAFQSIAALLASSITGMLWYSYGAELAFIVTALATTGVIVYLMTVRRVV; from the coding sequence ATGCGCATTATTACCAGAACTATATGGATGTTATCGCTTGTGAGCATGTTTACAGACATGGCCAGCGAAATGTTGTATCCTGTTATGCCGGTTTTCCTGCAGAGTATAGGGTTTTCTGTTGCTTTGATAGGTGTATTGGAAGGAGTAGCGGAAGCCACGGCTGGTTTAAGTAAGGGGTACTTTGGTAAATTGTCTGATAATATGGGTAAACGCTTGCCATTTGTCAGGCTAGGCTATTTATTAAGCGCCTTGTCCAAACCCATGATGGCATTCTTTCAGATGCCTTGGTGGATATTTGCAGCACGTACTACCGACAGGCTGGGCAAGGGTATCCGCACAGGTGCACGAGATGCCATGCTTTCTGACGAAACAACAAAGGAGAATAAGGCCCGTGTTTTTGGTTTCCATCGCTCCTGGGATACGATAGGCGCTGTCATTGGTCCATCACTGGCACTGCTGTTTTTATATTATTACCCGGGCAATTATATAATGCTGTTTTATATCGCATTTATTCCGGGATTGGCTGCGATTATTTTCACATTCATCATCAGGAAAGATACCGTTACAACTCCTGTTGAAAAGAAACGTACCTCTTTTTTTGATTTTGTCCGGTACTGGAAACAAAGTCCGGCTTCCTACAGAAAGTTGCTGACCGGGCTGTTATTATTCGCACTTGTCAACAGCTCAGATGTGTTCCTGTTGCTTCGTGCGAAAGATGCAGGTCTGAATGATACAACAGTGATCAGTGTTTATGTTTTTTACAATCTTATATACGCACTGTTCTCATACCCTGTAGGTGTTTTGGCTGACAAATTAGGGTTGAAGAATATATTCATTTTCGGACTGGTGCTATTTGTTATAGTTTACTTTATCATGTCGGGTTCGTTGTCTTTTTATTTCTACATGCTTGCATTCCTGCTATATGGTATATATGCAGCGGCAACCGAAGGTGTAGCCAAAGCGTGGATAACAAACATAGCGGATAAACAGGATACAGCTACGGCTATAGGAACATATACAGCCTTTCAAAGCATTGCAGCACTATTGGCCAGTAGTATCACTGGTATG